The segment TCACCGGACGCAGGCTGAGCGCGGTCCAGGAAACGGCTGCTCAACTCGCGGCTGAGACCAAGAAGAAAATCTTCACGCCGCTGGAGCTGGATCTAGACTCGCCGTCTAGCGTTGCGTCGGCCCTCGCAGAGTTGGTCAAGCAGGGGCAGCCGATCGATTTCCTGCTGCTTAATGCGGGGATGGTCCCCGGTAAGAAGCGCGTGATCACTGCGGCGGGCATCGAGGCTTCTCAGGCGCCGTTGATCGGCCATCATCAACTGACTGTCGGCTTGCTCCGCAACAATCTGCTGAGCTCCGACGCGCGGATCGTTATTGCCGGCGCGGAGCCTGCCCGAGGAGGTGTGCCCATGTTCAAGTACACCGAGCTGGAAGCCTTTGCGGCAAAATACCACCAAGGCGACCGCACCGCTGCTGTGGAAGCCCTCCTGCGCAACGGGCCGAACGTGAAGTACACGGCCAACAATGCGTATGCCGACGCGAAGCTCATTGTCGCTTGGTGGACCGCGGCGCTAGCGCGCCGGCTACCCTCCGGCATGGCCGTGTATGCTGTCTCGCCCGGTGCATCGAACGCCACCAACGTCGCGCGAAACGCGGGCCCGGCGTTGAAGTATCTGATGATCCCAATCGTAAACCTCATTCCCGGCATGAATCAGAAGCCGGAGACGGCGGCCAGCCGATACCTCCAGGCGTCGGAGTTCGGAACCGACGTCTCAGGGCAATTCTTCGCTTCGGCTGCGGGGAAGTTCTCAGGCCCGATGGAGGTG is part of the Bradyrhizobium commune genome and harbors:
- a CDS encoding SDR family NAD(P)-dependent oxidoreductase; the protein is MKHSFALVTGTTSGLGYAAAGLLATKGYKQVIVTGRRLSAVQETAAQLAAETKKKIFTPLELDLDSPSSVASALAELVKQGQPIDFLLLNAGMVPGKKRVITAAGIEASQAPLIGHHQLTVGLLRNNLLSSDARIVIAGAEPARGGVPMFKYTELEAFAAKYHQGDRTAAVEALLRNGPNVKYTANNAYADAKLIVAWWTAALARRLPSGMAVYAVSPGASNATNVARNAGPALKYLMIPIVNLIPGMNQKPETAASRYLQASEFGTDVSGQFFASAAGKFSGPMEVQRQPHLHDRASQEAAWKAVAKVSGLDFK